One Cinclus cinclus chromosome 24, bCinCin1.1, whole genome shotgun sequence genomic window carries:
- the LOC134053035 gene encoding LOW QUALITY PROTEIN: feather keratin Cos1-2-like (The sequence of the model RefSeq protein was modified relative to this genomic sequence to represent the inferred CDS: substituted 2 bases at 2 genomic stop codons) has product MPQDLGQCRTAIKGTPSPYTLIHFSHLHLLRNQVHLXPXAMSCCQPCNPCCQPCGPCPLANSCNECCVRQCQSSHVAIEPPAVLVTLPGPILSSFPQNTVVGSSTSAAVGNILSCGGVPISSGGFDLSCITNCYGGNRCLPC; this is encoded by the exons ATGCCTCAGGAcctggggcagtgcaggactGCTATAAAAGGCACACCAAGTCCCTACACTCTCATCCACTTCTCTCACCTCCATCTCCTCAGGAATCAG GTGCACCTGTGACCGTGAGCcatgtcctgctgccagccctgcaacccttgctgccagccctgcggcccctgcccgctggccaacagctgcaatgagtgctgtgtcaggcagtgccagagctCCCACGTGGCCATTGAGCCgcctgctgtgctggtgaccctgcctggccccatcctcagctccttcccacagaacaCCGTGGTGGGAtcctccacctctgctgctgttggcaACATCCTCAGCTGTGGGGGAGTGCCCATCAGCTCTGGGGGCTTTGACCTCTCCTGCATCACCAACTGCTATGGTGGCAATAGGTGCCTTCCTTGCTAA
- the LOC134053156 gene encoding feather keratin Cos1-2-like yields MSCCQPCNPCCQPCGPCPLANSCNECCVRQCQSSHVAIEPPAVLVTLPGPILSSFPQNTVVGSSTSAAVGSILSCGGVPISSGGFDLSCITSCYGGNRCRPC; encoded by the coding sequence atgtcctgctgccagccctgcaacccttgctgccagccctgcggcccctgcccgctggccaacagctgcaatgagtgctgtgtcaggcagtgccagagctCCCACGTGGCCATTGAGCCgcctgctgtgctggtgaccctgcctggccccatcctcagctccttcccacagaacaCCGTGGTGGGATCCTCCACCTCCGCTGCTGTtggcagcatcctcagctgTGGGGGAGTGCCCATCAGCTCCGGGGGCTTTGACCTCTCCTGCATCACCAGCTGCTATGGTGGCAACAGATGTCGTCCCTGCTAA
- the LOC134053242 gene encoding feather keratin Cos1-1/Cos1-3/Cos2-1-like, producing MSCPEKCQQCQPCNPCCQPCGPCPLANSCNECCVRQCQSSTVVIEPPAVLVTLPGPILSSFPQNTVVGSSTSAAVGSILSCDGVPISSGGFDISCITRGYGERCCRPC from the coding sequence ATGTCCTGCCCTGAGaagtgccagcagtgccagccctgcaacccttgctgccagccctgcggcccctgcccgctggccaacagctgcaatgagtgctgtgtcaggcagtgccagagctCCACCGTCGTCATTGAGCCGCCCGCTGTgctggtgaccctgcctggccccatcctcagctccttcccacagaacaCCGTGGTGGGATCCTCCACCTCCGCGGCCGTtggcagcatcctcagctgTGACGGAGTGCCCATCAGCTCCGGGGGCTTTGACATCTCCTGCATCACCCGTGGTTATGGTGAAAGATGTTGTCGTCCCTGCTAA
- the LOC134053202 gene encoding feather keratin Cos1-2-like encodes MSCCQPCNPCCQPCGPCPLANSCNECCVRQCQSSHVAIEPPAVLVTLPGPILSSFPQNTVVGSSTSAAVGSILSCGGVPISSGGFDLSCITNCYGSRCCPPC; translated from the coding sequence atgtcctgctgccagccctgcaacccttgctgccagccctgcggcccctgcccgctggccaacagctgcaatgagtgctgtgtcaggcagtgccagagctCCCACGTGGCCATTGAGCCgcctgctgtgctggtgaccctgcctggccccatcctcagctccttcccacagaacaCCGTGGTGGGATCCTCCACTTCCGCTGCTGTtggcagcatcctcagctgTGGGGGAGTGCCCATCAGCTCCGGGGGCTTTGACCTCTCCTGCATCACCAACTGCTATGGCAGCAGATGTTGTCCCCCCTGCTAA